In Streptomyces sp. NBC_01717, one DNA window encodes the following:
- the ppk2 gene encoding polyphosphate kinase 2 — protein MTRSAKDPSSRRKRKKRNKAADDADHREAALAWAARHGGAELEAFGVTDSGDDDPVLVMPDGRARDAWREDYPYNYKLGRKAYEKDKRALQIELLKFQHWVKERNERLVILFEGRDAAGKGGTINRFTEHLNPRGARVVALEKPTERERTQWYFQRYTAHLPSAGEIVLFDRSWYNRAGVERVMGFCTTREYLEFMHQAPGFERMLARDGIQLVKFWFSVSRNEQRNRFMIRQIDPVRQWKLSPVDLASLDKWDAYTEAKELMLFHTDTADAPWTVVKSNDKKRARLEAIRHVLHRFDYPDKDTTVVREPDPLIVGPASRLFEQGEMDARLLTTHRSVAGPTM, from the coding sequence ATGACCCGGAGCGCCAAGGATCCGAGCAGCCGCAGGAAACGGAAGAAGAGGAACAAGGCTGCCGACGACGCTGACCACAGGGAGGCCGCCCTCGCCTGGGCGGCCCGGCACGGTGGCGCCGAGCTCGAAGCCTTCGGCGTGACCGACAGCGGGGACGACGATCCGGTCCTGGTGATGCCCGACGGGCGGGCGCGCGACGCCTGGCGCGAGGACTATCCGTACAACTACAAGCTCGGCCGGAAGGCATACGAGAAGGACAAGCGCGCGCTGCAGATCGAGCTGCTCAAGTTCCAGCACTGGGTGAAGGAGCGCAACGAGCGGCTCGTCATTCTCTTCGAGGGGCGCGACGCGGCCGGCAAGGGCGGCACGATCAACCGGTTCACCGAGCACCTCAACCCCCGTGGCGCGCGGGTCGTGGCGCTGGAGAAGCCCACCGAACGCGAACGCACCCAGTGGTACTTCCAGCGGTACACGGCACATCTGCCGAGCGCCGGGGAGATCGTGCTCTTCGACCGTTCCTGGTACAACCGGGCAGGCGTGGAGCGGGTGATGGGGTTCTGCACGACCCGCGAGTACCTCGAATTCATGCACCAGGCACCGGGCTTCGAGCGGATGCTCGCCCGGGACGGCATCCAGCTGGTGAAGTTCTGGTTCTCCGTCTCCCGCAACGAGCAGCGCAACCGGTTCATGATCCGCCAGATAGACCCGGTACGGCAGTGGAAACTGAGCCCGGTCGACCTCGCCTCGCTGGACAAGTGGGACGCGTACACGGAGGCCAAGGAACTGATGCTGTTCCACACGGACACGGCGGACGCGCCCTGGACCGTGGTGAAGAGCAACGACAAGAAGCGGGCCAGGCTGGAGGCGATCCGGCACGTGCTGCACCGCTTCGACTACCCGGACAAGGACACGACGGTGGTCCGCGAGCCGGACCCGCTGATCGTGGGTCCGGCCTCCCGGCTCTTCGAGCAGGGCGAGATGGATGCCCGGCTGCTCACCACGCACCGGTCGGTGGCCGGGCCGACGATGTGA
- a CDS encoding DMT family transporter, with protein sequence MTTPIPASAAPATGPAVRDRRAIAAAGTTVVLWASAFVSIRSAGESYSPGALALGRLLAGSLTLGAILLVRREGLPSRAAWPGIVTSGLLWFGLYMVVLNWGEQQVDAGTAAMVVNIGPILIALLGARLLGEGLPRRLLTGMAVSFAGAAVVGLSMSGDGSSSVLGVALCLLAAAAYAGGVVAQKPALRHGSALQITAFGCVVGTVACLPFSGVLISEAADAPVSATLNMVYLGVFPTALAFTTWAYALARTTAGRMGATTYAVPALVVLMSWLLLGEVPALLTVGGGLLCLAGVAVSRKRPQTGRTRNGRAQPVEGRRHDPERQGSEQPQETEEEEQGCRRR encoded by the coding sequence ATGACGACACCCATACCCGCCTCCGCCGCGCCCGCCACCGGACCCGCGGTCCGCGACCGGCGGGCGATCGCCGCGGCCGGCACCACCGTGGTGCTGTGGGCCTCCGCCTTCGTCTCCATCCGCAGTGCCGGTGAGTCCTACTCGCCCGGTGCACTCGCGCTCGGCCGGCTGCTCGCGGGTTCGCTGACGCTCGGCGCGATCCTTCTCGTACGCCGCGAGGGGCTGCCGTCCAGGGCGGCGTGGCCGGGCATCGTCACGTCCGGGCTGCTCTGGTTCGGGCTCTACATGGTGGTACTGAACTGGGGCGAGCAGCAGGTCGACGCGGGCACGGCCGCCATGGTCGTGAACATCGGCCCGATCCTGATCGCACTGCTCGGCGCCCGGCTGCTGGGCGAGGGGCTGCCGCGCAGGCTGCTGACGGGCATGGCCGTGTCGTTCGCGGGCGCCGCGGTGGTCGGTCTCTCCATGTCGGGAGACGGGAGTTCGTCGGTGCTCGGGGTGGCGCTCTGCCTGCTGGCGGCGGCGGCGTACGCGGGCGGGGTGGTCGCCCAGAAGCCGGCGCTGCGGCACGGCTCGGCGCTGCAGATCACCGCGTTCGGCTGTGTGGTCGGTACCGTCGCCTGTCTGCCGTTCTCCGGTGTGCTGATCTCCGAGGCGGCCGACGCCCCGGTGTCCGCGACGCTGAACATGGTCTATCTGGGCGTCTTCCCGACCGCCCTGGCCTTCACCACCTGGGCCTATGCGCTCGCCCGCACCACTGCGGGACGGATGGGCGCCACCACATATGCGGTCCCCGCGCTGGTGGTGCTGATGTCGTGGCTGCTGCTCGGCGAGGTGCCCGCGCTGCTCACGGTCGGCGGTGGCCTGCTCTGTCTGGCCGGGGTGGCGGTCTCCCGGAAGCGTCCGCAGACTGGACGCACCCGAAATGGTCGGGCACAGCCGGTGGAGGGACGCCGTCATGACCCGGAGCGCCAAGGATCCGAGCAGCCGCAGGAAACGGAAGAAGAGGAACAAGGCTGCCGACGACGCTGA
- a CDS encoding ArsR/SmtB family transcription factor, producing MARMAPHDPAAPRLAALAALLADETRASFCLALLDGRAWTAGELARYASVAPSTASEHLGKLIAGGLLTEERQGRHRYVRLADERTAHLVEDLAARAAPGDGERPQTLRAASTSSALARGRTCYDHLAGRIGIAIADAMTARGLLRQDTGFALTDMGLGWFAELGIGLDTGTRRPLVRSCLDWTERRPHLAGAAGAALCRHALDAGWCVRIGSGRAVKATGDGERVLHELLGIEPENIR from the coding sequence ATGGCACGCATGGCACCCCACGACCCGGCCGCGCCCCGCCTCGCCGCCCTGGCCGCACTCCTCGCCGACGAGACCCGCGCCTCCTTCTGTCTGGCCCTGCTCGACGGCCGCGCCTGGACGGCTGGGGAGCTGGCGCGGTACGCGTCGGTGGCGCCGTCGACCGCCAGCGAACATCTGGGGAAGCTGATCGCCGGGGGGCTGCTGACCGAGGAGCGGCAGGGCCGCCACCGCTATGTGCGGCTCGCCGACGAACGGACCGCCCATCTCGTCGAGGACCTCGCCGCCCGGGCCGCACCCGGTGACGGGGAGCGGCCACAGACCCTGCGGGCGGCAAGCACGAGCAGCGCACTGGCCCGCGGACGCACCTGTTACGACCACCTCGCGGGCCGGATCGGCATCGCGATCGCGGACGCGATGACCGCTCGGGGACTGCTGCGGCAGGACACCGGCTTCGCGCTCACCGACATGGGTCTCGGCTGGTTCGCGGAGCTGGGCATCGGTCTGGACACGGGGACGCGGCGTCCTCTCGTACGCAGCTGTCTGGACTGGACGGAGCGCAGGCCTCATCTGGCAGGGGCGGCGGGCGCCGCGTTGTGCAGGCACGCCCTGGATGCCGGCTGGTGCGTCAGGATCGGGTCCGGGCGGGCGGTGAAGGCGACCGGGGACGGGGAGCGGGTGCTGCACGAGCTGCTCGGAATCGAGCCGGAAAACATTCGGTGA